A genomic window from Planococcus rifietoensis includes:
- a CDS encoding YkvA family protein, with protein MGNEYLKKPLPSEEKQRDFYQKLRVRVHNWLESKSSKLDSAGQFVLFAPDLFHLLTRLLLDSRIDKKSKAYVGAGVLYFMAPIDFLPEILVGPGGFMDDVIVAVYVINTVLNRFPKEVVTEHWAGDEDLLKVLSKLANSGDRWAAKLPAGKAVKRFLK; from the coding sequence ATGGGTAACGAATATTTAAAAAAGCCATTGCCAAGTGAAGAGAAACAACGCGATTTCTATCAAAAGCTTCGTGTCAGAGTACACAATTGGCTCGAGAGCAAATCATCGAAACTGGATTCTGCTGGCCAGTTCGTCTTATTCGCACCAGATCTTTTCCACTTATTGACCCGCTTGCTGCTAGACAGCCGCATTGATAAGAAAAGCAAAGCTTACGTTGGGGCTGGGGTGCTGTATTTCATGGCACCGATCGATTTTCTGCCGGAAATTTTAGTCGGGCCAGGCGGATTCATGGACGATGTCATCGTTGCAGTATACGTCATCAATACGGTCTTGAACCGATTCCCGAAAGAAGTCGTCACAGAGCACTGGGCTGGAGACGAAGATCTCTTGAAAGTACTTAGCAAACTGGCAAATTCCGGTGACCGTTGGGCGGCGAAGTTGCCAGCCGGAAAAGCCGTTAAACGCTTCCTGAAATAA
- the msrA gene encoding peptide-methionine (S)-S-oxide reductase MsrA, translating to MLEKATFAGGCFWCMVKPFDQFDGIESVVSGYTGGHLANPSYEQVKSGHSGHLEAVEITFDPAVFPYEQLLDIFWQQIDPTDNDGQFQDRGASYRPAIFVHNDEQRQLAIASRKQLDESGRFNKPVITEIQDAEPFYPAEEYHQDFYLKNPDHYAQDRAESGRDEFLTSAWKKADA from the coding sequence ATGTTAGAAAAAGCAACATTCGCTGGCGGCTGTTTTTGGTGCATGGTCAAGCCATTCGACCAATTCGATGGCATTGAATCCGTCGTTTCCGGATATACTGGCGGCCATTTGGCGAATCCCTCATATGAACAAGTGAAAAGCGGCCATTCCGGCCACCTGGAAGCGGTTGAAATCACGTTCGATCCAGCTGTCTTCCCATACGAGCAATTATTGGATATCTTCTGGCAGCAAATCGACCCAACCGATAATGATGGCCAGTTCCAGGACCGCGGAGCTTCCTATCGCCCTGCCATCTTTGTCCACAATGATGAGCAGCGGCAATTGGCGATTGCTTCCAGAAAACAACTTGACGAGAGCGGCCGCTTCAATAAACCGGTCATCACTGAAATCCAGGATGCCGAGCCTTTCTATCCTGCCGAAGAGTACCATCAGGATTTCTACTTGAAAAATCCAGATCATTACGCACAAGACCGCGCCGAATCCGGGCGCGATGAATTTTTAACTAGTGCGTGGAAGAAAGCCGACGCTTGA
- a CDS encoding 5-bromo-4-chloroindolyl phosphate hydrolysis family protein, producing the protein MKPIKPIENFIKRQSVSLPLMSAMFPILYLGAEIGLLASGAVAAGTYFASNTSMKQYQLSSDSKQLGMTRSEYRNIRVQIKEGKEKIKTLQSQYYKVRSISSFKQLMDMVKIANRILMIVQQNPRKFYLAEPFFYSHLDSAIELTGKYTLLVGQPVKDMEMRIALQETREMLRSLQQVMEADLKRVLSTDVEQLRMELDYARLAVDQHNTRTIDQQQQIEHKGDMENDQQSDEK; encoded by the coding sequence ATGAAACCCATTAAGCCGATCGAAAACTTCATTAAACGACAATCGGTCAGCCTCCCTCTTATGTCCGCCATGTTCCCGATTCTCTATTTAGGAGCGGAAATCGGGCTGCTTGCTTCCGGTGCCGTAGCAGCTGGCACTTATTTTGCCAGCAATACGTCGATGAAGCAATACCAGCTGTCGAGCGATTCCAAACAGCTCGGCATGACCAGAAGCGAGTACCGGAATATCCGCGTACAAATCAAGGAAGGCAAAGAAAAAATCAAAACCTTGCAAAGCCAATACTATAAAGTACGCTCCATCTCCTCTTTCAAGCAATTGATGGATATGGTTAAAATCGCTAATAGAATATTAATGATCGTCCAGCAAAACCCGCGCAAATTCTACTTGGCAGAACCGTTCTTCTATTCGCATCTGGATTCTGCCATCGAATTGACCGGCAAATATACATTATTGGTCGGACAGCCCGTCAAAGACATGGAGATGCGCATTGCGCTCCAGGAAACGCGTGAAATGCTTCGTTCACTGCAGCAAGTGATGGAAGCCGACTTGAAACGCGTGTTGTCGACGGACGTGGAGCAATTGCGCATGGAACTCGATTATGCGCGGCTCGCTGTCGACCAGCACAATACGAGAACGATCGATCAGCAACAGCAAATCGAACATAAAGGAGACATGGAAAATGACCAACAATCAGACGAGAAATGA
- a CDS encoding cold-shock protein, which produces MQGKVKEFNDDKGFGYIEGDTGEVFYFETININEEGFRRFMPNQHVEFTIYDGAPDKERVATNVTLVF; this is translated from the coding sequence ATGCAGGGAAAAGTGAAAGAATTTAATGACGATAAAGGATTCGGCTATATCGAAGGCGATACGGGCGAGGTGTTCTACTTCGAGACGATCAACATCAATGAAGAAGGCTTCCGCCGCTTCATGCCGAACCAGCACGTTGAATTTACCATTTACGACGGGGCTCCCGATAAAGAACGGGTTGCAACGAACGTTACATTAGTCTTCTAA
- a CDS encoding ABC-F family ATP-binding cassette domain-containing protein: MIAVNDVSLRFGDRKLFEDVNIQFNPGNCYGLIGANGAGKSTFIKILSGELEAQSGNVYMGSGERLAVLKQNHFEYEEYAVLETVIMGHKKLYEVMSEKNAIYMKEDFSDEDGMRAAELEGEFAELNGWEAESEAAILLQGLGISEDLHDKKMAELSGSDKVKVLLAQALFGKPDVLLLDEPTNHLDLKAIQWLEEFLINFDNTVIVVSHDRHFLNKVCTHIADLDFGKIQLYVGNYDFWYESSQLATRLASDQNAKKEEKIKELQAFIARFSANASKSKQATSRKKMLDKIELDDIRPSSRKYPFVNFTIGREIGNDVLTVKDLSQTVDGNQLLNNISFNMNKDDKIVLMGDPLAKSALLRVLAEEDEPASGSARWGVTTSRAYLPIDNTEYFEGSETSLVDWLRQYSPEDESETFLRGFLGRMLFSGEEVKKKPSVLSGGEKVRCMLSKMMLSHANVLLLDEPTNHLDLESIQALNNGMIAFKGAMVFTSHDHQFIQTVANRVIEIQEDGSILDKQLTYDEFLEWKETQGIAK, translated from the coding sequence ATGATAGCAGTAAATGATGTATCCTTGCGTTTTGGCGACCGCAAACTATTTGAAGATGTCAACATCCAGTTCAACCCAGGCAATTGCTACGGCTTAATCGGTGCGAACGGCGCCGGTAAATCGACGTTCATCAAAATCCTTTCCGGCGAACTTGAAGCACAGTCCGGAAATGTCTATATGGGCTCTGGCGAACGTTTGGCCGTATTGAAGCAAAACCACTTTGAGTACGAAGAATATGCAGTTCTTGAGACAGTCATCATGGGCCACAAAAAACTCTACGAAGTCATGTCTGAAAAGAATGCCATTTATATGAAAGAAGACTTCTCTGACGAGGACGGCATGCGTGCAGCTGAACTTGAAGGCGAATTCGCAGAACTGAACGGCTGGGAAGCTGAATCTGAAGCCGCCATCCTTTTGCAGGGCCTTGGGATTTCCGAGGATCTCCACGACAAGAAAATGGCGGAACTTTCCGGGTCTGATAAAGTTAAAGTGCTTTTGGCACAAGCTCTATTCGGCAAACCGGATGTTCTTCTTCTGGATGAGCCGACCAACCACTTGGACTTGAAAGCCATCCAATGGCTTGAAGAATTCCTGATCAACTTTGACAACACGGTCATCGTCGTATCGCATGACCGTCACTTCCTTAATAAAGTATGTACTCATATCGCCGACCTCGATTTCGGGAAAATCCAGCTTTATGTCGGCAACTACGACTTCTGGTATGAATCCAGCCAATTGGCAACACGCCTGGCATCCGACCAGAATGCGAAAAAAGAAGAAAAAATCAAAGAGCTCCAAGCGTTTATCGCCCGTTTCTCTGCCAACGCTTCAAAATCCAAGCAGGCGACTTCACGGAAAAAAATGCTTGATAAAATCGAGTTGGACGATATCCGACCGTCTTCCCGTAAATACCCGTTCGTTAACTTCACCATCGGACGCGAAATCGGCAATGATGTGTTGACAGTTAAAGACTTGAGCCAAACCGTTGATGGCAATCAATTATTGAACAACATCAGCTTCAATATGAATAAAGACGATAAGATTGTCTTGATGGGCGACCCATTGGCGAAATCGGCGCTCCTTCGCGTACTTGCCGAAGAAGACGAGCCGGCTTCCGGTTCTGCCCGTTGGGGTGTCACCACTTCACGCGCCTACTTGCCGATCGACAATACCGAATACTTCGAAGGCAGCGAAACTTCCTTGGTGGATTGGCTCCGCCAGTATTCACCAGAAGATGAAAGCGAGACCTTCCTTCGCGGCTTCCTCGGCAGAATGCTGTTCTCTGGCGAAGAAGTGAAGAAGAAACCGTCTGTTTTGTCCGGTGGCGAGAAAGTACGCTGCATGCTATCGAAAATGATGCTGTCGCATGCCAATGTGCTGCTATTGGATGAGCCGACCAACCACTTGGACCTCGAATCGATCCAAGCCTTGAACAATGGCATGATCGCATTTAAAGGCGCCATGGTCTTCACTTCCCATGACCATCAGTTTATCCAGACCGTTGCCAACCGCGTCATCGAAATCCAAGAAGATGGCTCGATTCTCGACAAGCAATTGACTTACGATGAATTCTTGGAATGGAAAGAAACACAAGGCATCGCTAAATAA
- a CDS encoding CynX/NimT family MFS transporter has protein sequence MREIQTKSALTAVIFAILLVALNLRPAISSIGPMLEPIRTDLVLTNGQVSLLTAVPVLCMGLFAPFAIVFNRRFGLKRSIGFLLAVIGVFTLGRGFWPSYFNLLLSSFFIGIAIAIIGPMLSAMIKRDFPTRTASLIGVYSFGMGLGATLAAGLTSVVYAASGWPAGLAVWSGLALAALIVWLRMPEASAKSEQLPDDPLPISGSPWKNVKAWYMLLFFGFQSAFFFSMLTWLAPIAIDKGLSVLSAGAVVTVMTAVQIVCNISIPLLFSRYPNRFLWVLAVLAFGTAGILLLMFAGAWAVWPAAALIGVALGGLFPIALLLPLDATDSADEANSWAAMTQSGGYLISAFMPFIIGVVYDQTGNHDITLWMFLAFVLLMILFAYLLNRKA, from the coding sequence ATGAGGGAAATTCAAACAAAATCAGCATTGACTGCCGTTATCTTTGCCATTCTACTAGTGGCGCTCAATTTGCGTCCGGCCATCTCTTCGATCGGGCCGATGCTCGAACCGATTCGAACGGATCTTGTACTGACCAACGGGCAAGTCAGTTTATTGACCGCAGTACCCGTCCTATGCATGGGGCTATTCGCGCCGTTTGCGATCGTTTTCAACCGTCGCTTCGGCTTGAAGCGTTCCATCGGCTTTTTGCTGGCGGTCATCGGCGTGTTTACTTTAGGACGCGGCTTTTGGCCGAGTTATTTCAATTTATTGCTCAGTTCGTTTTTCATCGGCATCGCGATTGCCATCATCGGGCCGATGTTGTCTGCGATGATCAAACGGGATTTCCCGACCCGGACGGCTTCATTGATCGGTGTTTATTCGTTCGGAATGGGACTCGGTGCGACACTTGCCGCAGGATTGACGAGCGTTGTCTATGCGGCTTCTGGATGGCCAGCAGGGCTTGCGGTTTGGTCAGGCTTGGCACTCGCCGCACTTATCGTATGGTTGAGAATGCCTGAAGCGAGCGCAAAGTCAGAACAACTGCCGGATGATCCATTGCCGATTAGCGGAAGCCCGTGGAAAAATGTAAAGGCTTGGTATATGCTTTTGTTCTTTGGCTTTCAATCGGCTTTCTTTTTCTCGATGCTGACATGGCTCGCGCCCATTGCGATCGACAAGGGCTTAAGCGTGCTGTCGGCAGGAGCGGTCGTCACCGTCATGACGGCGGTGCAGATTGTCTGCAATATTTCCATTCCATTGCTGTTCAGCCGTTATCCGAACCGCTTTTTATGGGTATTGGCTGTGCTCGCATTCGGCACTGCCGGAATCCTGTTATTGATGTTTGCAGGGGCTTGGGCAGTATGGCCGGCCGCCGCTTTGATTGGTGTGGCGCTCGGCGGCTTGTTTCCGATTGCTTTACTATTGCCGCTCGATGCGACAGATTCTGCTGACGAAGCGAATAGCTGGGCTGCAATGACGCAATCCGGCGGGTACTTGATTTCGGCATTCATGCCGTTTATCATCGGAGTCGTCTATGACCAAACAGGCAACCACGATATTACTTTATGGATGTTCTTGGCATTCGTTTTGTTGATGATTCTTTTTGCTTATTTGCTCAACCGAAAAGCTTGA
- a CDS encoding LCP family protein: MEEQYETRQTRKRRRFRPRGKLFLLLIILLLGAGVYFFIQYQQGQNIAGETEIEPEPFAGDADNSGYQNILVLGVDSRGEEQSRTDTMMMVTHDRENNEVKITSFMRDIYADIPGYQSYKLNTAYYLGGVDLLASTLREMFGVEIHNYALVDFKSFETLVDIAAPSGVEIDVEKEMSEKIGVTLSPGVQNLNGQELLGYARFRSDNEGDFGRVRRQQQVIAALKDELISVSSIPKLPKLAGAAQGYVQTDMPLVDQIKLATQLGTGGSGEIERLTIPVEGGYSYANYPQAGSVLEIDIEQNRRALEEFLSQPLN; this comes from the coding sequence ATGGAAGAACAATACGAAACGAGACAGACCAGAAAGCGCAGACGATTCCGCCCGAGAGGCAAACTTTTCTTATTATTGATCATTTTATTGCTCGGTGCCGGAGTTTACTTTTTCATCCAATATCAACAAGGCCAAAATATAGCCGGTGAAACTGAAATTGAACCGGAACCATTTGCGGGTGATGCAGACAATAGCGGGTACCAGAATATTCTCGTGCTCGGGGTGGATTCGCGCGGGGAAGAACAATCCCGTACGGATACAATGATGATGGTGACGCATGACCGTGAAAATAATGAAGTGAAGATCACATCGTTCATGCGCGATATTTATGCAGATATTCCAGGTTATCAATCCTATAAATTGAACACAGCTTATTATTTAGGAGGCGTCGATTTATTGGCGTCGACCTTGCGTGAAATGTTCGGCGTCGAAATCCACAATTATGCGCTGGTCGACTTTAAGAGCTTTGAAACGCTGGTCGATATCGCAGCGCCGAGTGGTGTGGAAATCGATGTTGAAAAAGAAATGTCCGAGAAAATCGGCGTGACCCTGTCTCCCGGCGTCCAGAATTTGAACGGCCAGGAATTGCTCGGCTACGCGCGCTTCCGTTCGGATAATGAAGGCGACTTCGGCCGTGTGCGCCGTCAGCAGCAAGTGATCGCCGCATTGAAAGATGAGTTGATCAGCGTGTCGTCGATCCCGAAACTGCCAAAGCTAGCTGGAGCGGCACAAGGCTATGTGCAAACCGATATGCCGTTGGTCGACCAAATCAAATTGGCGACACAGCTCGGAACCGGCGGCAGCGGGGAAATCGAACGCTTGACGATCCCAGTGGAAGGCGGCTACAGCTATGCGAATTATCCGCAAGCGGGTTCGGTTCTTGAAATCGATATAGAGCAAAACCGCCGTGCGCTGGAAGAATTTTTGTCTCAGCCACTCAACTAA
- a CDS encoding cold-shock protein, giving the protein MQEGTVKWFNSEKGFGFIEVEGGDDVFVHFSAIQGEGFKTLDEGQRVEFEVEEGNRGPQATNVTKL; this is encoded by the coding sequence ATGCAAGAAGGTACAGTAAAATGGTTTAACTCAGAAAAAGGTTTTGGCTTCATCGAAGTTGAAGGCGGCGACGACGTATTCGTACACTTCTCAGCGATCCAAGGCGAAGGCTTTAAAACGCTTGACGAAGGACAGCGCGTAGAATTTGAAGTAGAGGAAGGCAACCGCGGACCTCAAGCTACTAACGTAACTAAACTTTAA